The following proteins are co-located in the Deinococcus misasensis DSM 22328 genome:
- a CDS encoding 1-acyl-sn-glycerol-3-phosphate acyltransferase translates to MTDLIKKRLKDHNYPGWLHRLALLTWKARGWKLLGKKPSVPKYLLVVAPHTTNQDFFYYLWLSVGYNIHPYFIAKKDIFNGLQGPIMRSLGGIAIDRTASFDVVDKAAEEFRSNKEMVMAILPEGTRKKRPYWKSGFYYIALEGEVPIVMVSMNFKEKWIKMSEPYTLTGEQDRDLDVIRAFYSDAYGIKPENFSDIVFQERKAEQQSGGNT, encoded by the coding sequence ATGACGGATCTGATCAAAAAGCGTCTGAAAGACCACAACTACCCCGGATGGCTGCACCGTTTGGCCTTGTTGACATGGAAAGCCAGAGGCTGGAAATTGCTGGGCAAAAAGCCTTCTGTCCCCAAATACCTGCTGGTGGTGGCCCCCCACACCACCAATCAGGACTTTTTTTATTACCTGTGGCTGAGTGTGGGTTACAACATCCACCCTTACTTCATTGCCAAGAAAGACATCTTCAATGGTTTGCAAGGTCCCATCATGCGTTCTCTGGGTGGGATTGCCATTGACCGAACCGCCAGTTTTGATGTGGTGGACAAGGCCGCAGAGGAGTTCCGCAGCAACAAAGAAATGGTGATGGCCATCCTGCCAGAGGGCACCCGCAAGAAGAGGCCTTACTGGAAGAGTGGGTTTTATTACATCGCTCTGGAAGGTGAAGTGCCCATTGTGATGGTCAGCATGAACTTCAAAGAAAAGTGGATCAAGATGTCAGAGCCTTACACCCTGACCGGCGAGCAGGACCGTGATCTCGATGTGATACGGGCGTTTTACAGTGATGCGTACGGCATCAAGCCCGAGAACTTCAGCGACATTGTGTTCCAGGAACGCAAGGCCGAGCAGCAAAGTGGAGGCAACACATGA
- a CDS encoding acetylxylan esterase — translation MAFFDFSLPELQKYLPERTERPDFDTFWQETLSDARSFPLNATFTPHATPFETLEFFDVTYNGFGGQPIKGWFVLPKHRSGPLACVVEYIGYGGGRGIPAHWMHFASAGYAHFIMDTRGQGSTWRTGDTPDPEGSAPSIPGYMTRGILKPETYYYRRVYTDAVRAIEAARSHPEVNPEKVAVLGGSQGGGITLAAAGLDPTVAAVLPDVPFLCHFDRAVTMVDTYPYYEVSNYLKIHRDKIDQVFRTLSYFDGMNFAARAQSPALFSVGLMDTICPPSTVYAAFNHYGGEKTIQVWPFNNHEGGDMDQTMLRIEFMNRVLR, via the coding sequence ATGGCCTTCTTTGATTTCTCCCTCCCCGAGCTGCAAAAGTACCTCCCCGAGCGCACCGAACGTCCAGATTTCGACACCTTCTGGCAAGAGACCCTCTCCGATGCCCGCAGTTTTCCCCTGAACGCCACGTTCACACCACACGCCACCCCATTTGAAACGCTGGAGTTCTTCGATGTGACCTACAACGGTTTCGGTGGGCAACCCATCAAAGGGTGGTTTGTGCTGCCCAAACACCGCTCTGGTCCGCTGGCTTGTGTGGTGGAGTACATCGGCTATGGAGGGGGCAGAGGGATTCCTGCCCACTGGATGCACTTTGCCAGTGCAGGTTATGCCCACTTCATCATGGACACCAGAGGACAGGGAAGCACCTGGCGCACCGGAGACACCCCCGACCCCGAGGGCAGCGCTCCCAGCATTCCCGGATACATGACCCGTGGCATCCTGAAACCCGAGACCTATTACTACCGCCGGGTCTACACCGATGCCGTGCGTGCCATCGAAGCTGCACGAAGCCACCCCGAGGTCAACCCCGAGAAAGTGGCCGTGCTGGGAGGCAGTCAGGGCGGAGGCATCACTCTGGCCGCAGCAGGACTGGACCCCACAGTGGCTGCCGTACTTCCTGATGTGCCTTTTTTGTGCCACTTTGACCGGGCTGTGACCATGGTGGACACCTATCCTTATTACGAGGTTTCCAATTACCTGAAAATCCACCGGGACAAAATCGATCAGGTGTTTCGGACCCTCAGTTACTTTGACGGCATGAACTTTGCTGCCAGAGCCCAGAGTCCAGCCCTGTTCTCTGTGGGCCTGATGGACACCATCTGCCCGCCCTCCACTGTGTATGCTGCTTTCAACCATTACGGTGGCGAAAAGACCATCCAGGTGTGGCCTTTCAACAACCACGAAGGGGGAGACATGGACCAGACCATGTTGCGCATCGAATTCATGAACAGGGTCCTGCGCTGA
- a CDS encoding RICIN domain-containing protein, whose protein sequence is MHPRSTFSILAFGLLLSACSQQSTPATPEQVSRAALASCTPISINENAYYRIVGRQSNRALDVKDVSTANGALIQTWGYGGGDNQKWRFQSVGGGFYKITVKHSGKALDVSDVSQNNGALLHQWDYVGGQNQQWCAIPTDSGFFRLLARHSGKAVDIKDFNTADGGVVHQWDYVGGANQQWKFEQVETIGQQPIWSQEFNEPAGTQPSTGIWNYETGGGGWGNSELQNYTASTQNLAMNGAGQLVITARKENVGSCWYGACQYTSARITTQNKYSVLYGRIEARIKIPGGQGIWPAFWMLGANLGSVGWPNSGEIDIMEVVGKDPNNVHTTLHGPGYSGCCGIHGAYNLGQPVANAYHVFAVDKRQNDIKFFVDGVQVFRVTPANLPAGSQWVFNQPFFMLLNLAVGGAWPGSPDATTPFPAQMLVDYIRVYP, encoded by the coding sequence ATGCACCCGAGATCCACCTTTTCGATCCTCGCTTTTGGACTGCTGCTTTCCGCTTGCAGCCAGCAAAGCACCCCTGCCACACCAGAGCAGGTTTCCAGAGCCGCTCTGGCCAGTTGCACGCCCATCTCCATCAACGAAAACGCCTATTACCGCATTGTCGGACGCCAGTCCAACCGTGCACTGGATGTCAAAGACGTGAGCACCGCCAATGGTGCCCTCATCCAGACCTGGGGTTATGGTGGAGGAGACAACCAGAAATGGCGTTTCCAATCTGTGGGCGGAGGATTTTACAAAATCACCGTCAAACACTCGGGCAAAGCGCTGGACGTGAGCGATGTCAGCCAGAACAACGGGGCTTTGCTGCACCAGTGGGATTATGTGGGTGGTCAGAACCAGCAGTGGTGCGCCATTCCCACCGACAGTGGTTTCTTCCGTTTGCTGGCCCGTCACTCTGGCAAAGCCGTGGACATCAAAGACTTCAACACAGCAGATGGGGGAGTGGTCCACCAGTGGGATTACGTGGGCGGAGCCAACCAGCAATGGAAATTTGAGCAGGTGGAGACCATCGGACAACAACCCATCTGGAGTCAGGAATTCAACGAACCTGCAGGAACCCAGCCCTCCACAGGCATCTGGAACTACGAAACCGGAGGGGGCGGATGGGGCAACAGTGAACTGCAAAACTACACCGCTTCCACCCAGAACCTCGCCATGAACGGTGCGGGTCAACTGGTGATCACCGCACGCAAAGAAAACGTGGGGTCTTGCTGGTACGGGGCCTGCCAGTACACCTCGGCACGCATCACCACCCAGAACAAGTACTCGGTGCTGTATGGCCGCATCGAAGCCCGCATCAAAATTCCCGGCGGTCAGGGCATCTGGCCTGCCTTCTGGATGCTCGGGGCCAACCTGGGCAGCGTGGGCTGGCCCAACAGTGGTGAAATTGACATCATGGAAGTGGTCGGCAAAGACCCCAACAATGTCCACACCACCCTGCACGGCCCCGGTTACTCTGGATGCTGCGGAATTCACGGGGCTTACAACCTCGGGCAGCCTGTGGCCAATGCGTATCACGTCTTTGCTGTGGACAAGCGCCAGAACGACATCAAGTTCTTTGTGGATGGGGTTCAGGTGTTCCGTGTGACCCCGGCCAACCTGCCTGCAGGAAGCCAGTGGGTGTTCAACCAGCCCTTCTTCATGCTGCTGAACCTCGCGGTGGGAGGCGCATGGCCCGGAAGCCCCGATGCCACCACCCCTTTCCCTGCACAGATGCTGGTGGATTACATCCGCGTTTACCCCTGA
- the mltG gene encoding endolytic transglycosylase MltG produces the protein MTTRKKPSFTVVLMVLMILVTLVAIVVNLYRDYTRPTGAANYTLEVKPGMSVTSIARELQAQGIVKNADVFRLVLRQRGNSASIQEGIYQFSGEQNIFQIAETLEGGGKPRVINVTIPEGKRLKDIVGIFAKAGISNKQALQQAFDQNIKLSEHATDSLEGFLFPATYPFRPEATADEVVRTLVSRMEQEFSAERIEGAKKLGLSVHDWVSLASIVQAEAANTEEMPLIAGLFLNRMEIGMPLQSDPTVAYGLGKDLPELNRFEGDFQKDTPYNSYTRKGLPPTAINNPGEAALVAVLNPERLVDGKKALYFVHGRDRKIHVNSDFQSHLRDVEKYR, from the coding sequence ATGACGACCCGAAAAAAGCCCTCATTTACCGTGGTGCTGATGGTGCTCATGATTCTGGTGACGTTGGTTGCCATTGTTGTGAACCTGTATCGCGATTACACCCGGCCCACGGGTGCTGCCAATTACACGCTTGAAGTGAAACCCGGAATGTCCGTGACCAGCATTGCCCGAGAGTTGCAGGCGCAGGGCATCGTGAAGAATGCCGATGTGTTCCGTCTGGTGTTGCGTCAGAGGGGCAACAGTGCCAGCATTCAGGAAGGCATTTACCAGTTCTCTGGTGAGCAGAACATTTTTCAGATTGCAGAGACGCTGGAAGGGGGCGGGAAGCCCAGGGTCATCAATGTGACCATCCCTGAAGGCAAGCGCCTGAAAGACATTGTTGGGATTTTTGCGAAGGCTGGGATCAGCAACAAGCAGGCGTTGCAGCAGGCTTTTGACCAGAACATCAAGCTTTCAGAGCACGCCACCGATTCTCTGGAAGGTTTTCTGTTTCCTGCCACCTACCCGTTCCGTCCAGAGGCCACTGCCGATGAAGTGGTCCGGACCCTTGTTTCTCGCATGGAGCAGGAGTTTTCCGCAGAGCGCATTGAGGGGGCCAAAAAGCTGGGTCTGTCGGTGCATGACTGGGTTTCTCTGGCCAGCATTGTACAGGCAGAGGCTGCCAACACCGAAGAAATGCCCCTCATTGCTGGCCTTTTCCTGAACCGCATGGAGATCGGGATGCCGTTGCAGTCGGATCCCACAGTGGCTTACGGCCTCGGGAAGGATTTGCCAGAGCTGAACCGCTTTGAAGGTGATTTCCAGAAAGACACCCCTTACAACAGCTACACCCGCAAGGGTCTGCCTCCCACAGCCATCAACAATCCGGGCGAAGCGGCTCTGGTGGCGGTGTTGAATCCCGAGCGTCTGGTGGATGGCAAGAAAGCCCTGTATTTTGTGCATGGTCGGGACCGCAAGATCCATGTGAACAGCGATTTCCAGAGCCACCTGAGGGATGTAGAGAAGTACCGCTGA
- a CDS encoding carbohydrate kinase family protein produces MTDFDPSAPVQSETAKNVLISFGDLTWDVLAKPDSMLLPGGDTTGVMKLMGGGSAANVAAWAARVGCPTTFVGKVGKDRFGEMAQQELSSEGVQTELIWCDTQPTGVILALIDQNGQRSMLSGQGADFYLYPSELPTQILTSGRHLHVTAWSLFTDPPRAAALRAAALCERAGMTISLDPGSFQMISQMGRADFIDLMHDIEFDILLPNRDEAHALSGKRDPQAMLKWFRHEFPNAMVVLKLDREGVMIDTPQGERIMISATSDTVIDATGAGDSFGGAFLGMYLQTGDLRLSAQCAVQAAGWVISRYGARAPIDHDLRQRLERYRAMV; encoded by the coding sequence ATGACGGATTTTGACCCTTCTGCCCCTGTTCAAAGCGAAACTGCCAAGAATGTATTGATTTCTTTTGGAGACCTCACCTGGGATGTGCTGGCCAAACCCGACTCCATGCTGCTTCCCGGAGGGGACACCACCGGGGTCATGAAATTGATGGGGGGGGGCAGTGCAGCCAACGTGGCTGCATGGGCAGCCAGAGTGGGCTGTCCCACCACTTTTGTGGGCAAAGTGGGCAAGGACCGCTTTGGCGAGATGGCCCAGCAGGAGTTGTCTTCTGAAGGGGTCCAGACCGAACTGATCTGGTGTGACACCCAACCCACCGGGGTGATTCTGGCACTCATCGACCAGAACGGCCAGAGGTCCATGCTCTCTGGGCAGGGGGCAGATTTTTACCTGTACCCTTCGGAATTGCCCACCCAAATCCTGACCAGTGGGCGTCACCTCCACGTGACCGCATGGAGCCTGTTCACCGATCCGCCCAGAGCTGCAGCTTTGCGGGCTGCGGCTTTGTGTGAGCGTGCTGGAATGACCATCTCTCTGGATCCCGGAAGTTTCCAGATGATTTCCCAGATGGGTCGAGCAGATTTCATTGACCTGATGCACGACATTGAATTTGACATCCTGCTGCCCAACCGGGATGAAGCCCATGCCCTGAGTGGCAAAAGAGATCCTCAGGCCATGCTGAAGTGGTTCCGCCATGAGTTCCCAAATGCCATGGTGGTCCTGAAACTGGACCGCGAGGGGGTCATGATCGACACCCCTCAAGGCGAACGCATCATGATCAGTGCCACCAGCGACACAGTCATTGACGCCACTGGAGCCGGAGACAGCTTTGGGGGGGCGTTTCTCGGGATGTACCTGCAGACCGGAGACCTTCGCCTGTCTGCCCAGTGCGCTGTTCAGGCGGCTGGCTGGGTGATTTCCCGTTATGGTGCCAGAGCCCCCATCGACCATGATTTGCGCCAGAGGTTGGAGCGGTACCGGGCGATGGTTTGA
- a CDS encoding 5-(carboxyamino)imidazole ribonucleotide synthase — protein sequence MTMNPLKPGATIGFLGGGQLARMLAMAATSMGYKTVFLEPDPNAPAREVSQHIQAPYTDEAALARLAELSDVVTLEFENVPDDALNFLESRVPVYPQAQAFRVSRNRILEKQTLLDAGLQVAPYLVVRSEADLEGALSRMGGKAILKTAELGYDGKGQARVSSDQEALDAFRTFKVDCVLESFVPFVREISVQIARAPSGYAGLSGIVENVHHQGILKRSIFPARVSEKVVETARDFAIKLAEHLNLVGLLTLELFVLEDDTVLVNEIAPRVHNSGHLTMNGGGISQFEAQIRAVTDLPQWDFEPFMACSMVNILGWEKIEPEWDALTGIQGAHLHLYGKANRPGRKVGHLNIAHFDPNVVWGSTKIAEMLLFGDVSP from the coding sequence ATGACCATGAATCCGTTAAAGCCCGGTGCCACTATCGGGTTTCTGGGAGGAGGTCAACTGGCCCGCATGCTGGCCATGGCCGCCACCAGCATGGGGTACAAAACCGTGTTTCTGGAGCCAGACCCCAATGCTCCCGCCAGAGAGGTTTCCCAGCACATTCAGGCCCCATATACCGATGAAGCCGCTCTGGCCAGATTGGCTGAGCTTTCGGACGTGGTGACGCTGGAATTTGAGAATGTCCCCGATGATGCCCTGAATTTTCTGGAATCCAGAGTCCCGGTTTATCCTCAGGCACAGGCTTTCCGGGTGTCCAGAAACCGCATCTTGGAAAAACAAACCTTGCTGGATGCAGGTTTGCAGGTCGCCCCTTATCTGGTGGTCCGTTCTGAAGCAGATCTGGAGGGTGCCCTCTCCAGAATGGGCGGCAAAGCCATCCTGAAAACCGCTGAACTGGGTTATGACGGCAAAGGTCAGGCCAGGGTCTCCAGCGATCAGGAAGCCCTCGACGCCTTCAGAACCTTCAAGGTGGACTGTGTGCTGGAAAGCTTCGTGCCTTTTGTGCGTGAAATCAGCGTGCAAATTGCCCGTGCGCCCAGCGGATACGCTGGACTCTCTGGCATCGTCGAGAACGTGCACCATCAGGGCATCCTCAAGCGCAGCATTTTTCCTGCCAGAGTCAGCGAAAAAGTGGTGGAAACCGCCCGCGATTTTGCCATCAAACTGGCCGAACACCTGAATCTGGTGGGCCTTTTGACTTTGGAACTTTTTGTGCTGGAAGATGACACTGTGTTGGTCAATGAAATTGCGCCCCGTGTGCACAACTCGGGCCACCTGACCATGAACGGGGGCGGCATCAGCCAGTTCGAAGCCCAGATCCGCGCGGTCACCGACCTGCCCCAGTGGGACTTCGAGCCTTTCATGGCTTGCAGCATGGTGAACATCCTCGGGTGGGAGAAAATCGAACCCGAGTGGGATGCCCTGACCGGAATTCAGGGTGCCCACCTCCACCTGTACGGCAAAGCCAACCGTCCCGGACGCAAAGTGGGCCACCTCAACATCGCCCATTTTGATCCCAACGTGGTCTGGGGCTCCACCAAGATTGCGGAAATGTTGCTGTTTGGGGATGTGAGTCCTTAA